The Bombus huntii isolate Logan2020A chromosome 1, iyBomHunt1.1, whole genome shotgun sequence genome contains a region encoding:
- the LOC126864521 gene encoding tafazzin isoform X1, which yields MVYDIKWIIPKLRNTGSLWNIASSITFVAVGIFSKIIIGRVRYALPPDKGHRKSVIGSRWPFKWLNRTTVYNKYIINRALNKRPKNVPLITVSNHHSCFDDPGIWATLGLKSLMNRRKMRWSLAAHDICFTKTWHSYFFMLGKCIPVIRGGGVYQEAIDFCIEKLAAGDWVHVFPEGKVNMFKDNMRLKWGVGRLILESPVTPLVIPIYHLGMDEVLPNEPPYRLKIRKKVTLNYGEPIDFTELLEKLRASKASEVEARKAITDRIQEELIKLKTITEELHKRS from the exons ATGGTATACGATATTAAATGGATCATACCGAAACTTCGAAATACGGGTAGCCTCTGGAACATCGCGAGTAGTATAACCTTTGTAGCAGTAGGAATTTTTTCTAAAATCATAATAG GGAGGGTCAGATACGCGTTACCGCCCGACAAAGGGCACAGGAAATCAGTCATTGGCTCTCGCTGGCCTTTCA AATGGCTGAACAGAACGACGGTATACAACAAATACATCATCAATCGTGCGTTAAACAAAAGGCCGAAAAATGTGCCGCTCATTACGGTGTCGAATCATCACAGTTGTTTCGATGACCCTGGCATATGGG CGACCCTGGGCCTGAAGAGTCTGATGAATCGACGTAAGATGAGGTGGTCGCTCGCGGCCCACGACATTTGTTTCACAAAGACCTGGCATTCGTACTTCTTTATGTTGGGCAAATGCATTCCTGTGATCAGAGGTGGCGGCGTGTATCAAGAAGCTATAGATTTCTGCATCGAAAAATTGGCAGCCGGTGATTGGGTTCATGTCTTTCCCGAGGGAAAAGTAAACATGTTTAAAGACAACATGAG ATTAAAGTGGGGTGTTGGAAGGTTAATATTGGAATCGCCAGTTACGCCACTGGTGATACCAATCTATCACCTTGGTATGGACGAAGTTCTTCCAAACGAACCACCATACAGATTGAAAATTCGTAAAAAGGTCACCTTGAATTACGGTGAGCCAATAGATTTTACCGAGTTACTAGAAAAATTGCGTGCATCGAAAGCAAGTGAAGTGGAAGCGAGGAAAGCGATTACGGATCGTATTCAGGAAGAACTAATAAA acTAAAAACAATTACAGAAGAGCTTCATAAAAGGTCATGA
- the LOC126864521 gene encoding tafazzin isoform X2, which yields MVYDIKWIIPKLRNTGSLWNIASSITFVAVGIFSKIIIEWLNRTTVYNKYIINRALNKRPKNVPLITVSNHHSCFDDPGIWATLGLKSLMNRRKMRWSLAAHDICFTKTWHSYFFMLGKCIPVIRGGGVYQEAIDFCIEKLAAGDWVHVFPEGKVNMFKDNMRLKWGVGRLILESPVTPLVIPIYHLGMDEVLPNEPPYRLKIRKKVTLNYGEPIDFTELLEKLRASKASEVEARKAITDRIQEELIKLKTITEELHKRS from the exons ATGGTATACGATATTAAATGGATCATACCGAAACTTCGAAATACGGGTAGCCTCTGGAACATCGCGAGTAGTATAACCTTTGTAGCAGTAGGAATTTTTTCTAAAATCATAATAG AATGGCTGAACAGAACGACGGTATACAACAAATACATCATCAATCGTGCGTTAAACAAAAGGCCGAAAAATGTGCCGCTCATTACGGTGTCGAATCATCACAGTTGTTTCGATGACCCTGGCATATGGG CGACCCTGGGCCTGAAGAGTCTGATGAATCGACGTAAGATGAGGTGGTCGCTCGCGGCCCACGACATTTGTTTCACAAAGACCTGGCATTCGTACTTCTTTATGTTGGGCAAATGCATTCCTGTGATCAGAGGTGGCGGCGTGTATCAAGAAGCTATAGATTTCTGCATCGAAAAATTGGCAGCCGGTGATTGGGTTCATGTCTTTCCCGAGGGAAAAGTAAACATGTTTAAAGACAACATGAG ATTAAAGTGGGGTGTTGGAAGGTTAATATTGGAATCGCCAGTTACGCCACTGGTGATACCAATCTATCACCTTGGTATGGACGAAGTTCTTCCAAACGAACCACCATACAGATTGAAAATTCGTAAAAAGGTCACCTTGAATTACGGTGAGCCAATAGATTTTACCGAGTTACTAGAAAAATTGCGTGCATCGAAAGCAAGTGAAGTGGAAGCGAGGAAAGCGATTACGGATCGTATTCAGGAAGAACTAATAAA acTAAAAACAATTACAGAAGAGCTTCATAAAAGGTCATGA
- the LOC126864414 gene encoding PX domain-containing protein kinase-like protein isoform X2, translating into MALFEKRYTNKVLLDDTEKLTSVIENARTIDGHTEYVIRIQRGPLPEKSWRVSRRYNDFVQLNATLSISGIDLALPPKKIIGNMEPDFIAQRQVALQNYLNNILMNPILASSLPMKKFLDPDNYTAPLHEIALQQVSLALRSDANFEVCKAIPDMGWRLRKHYYTVKNRQNPKQELLLAWVEFGPDKHLQDKDMQGVFKSLGTLKHNYIEPIVYQHVTENGALMIRNFYPTGTLRDILCVTKPKQPFIKKYGNPKQTKSLTVPEIAMYGYQILEALGFLHEKGLPYGHLHTGNILLTQRCAKLLDLENGLLGLPAFYRPYVVQRRKLHATTQVDVYSFGHVLYEMAFGRPLLEATCSELPYCEATLKSLLEVILAPEALKQDLPTVSHLLEHPFFESARHAVLAVGSMERPHFKLSSHLKEALQQAVNKAEQRLKDEQKVARHQKRLVKVQEMMSSEEEMKKRKQKLKKEQKLAQEQRSANQLSANGMKHVNGKSPERSDSPTSTSTATSVGTLTPPSLHVPQSDGVPAKSTVPPPPMPPPVDASNVSKLTNERAALLGSICNFNKTSLRKVANEYH; encoded by the exons ATGGCTTTATTTGAGAAGCGATATACAAATAAAGTGCTACTAGATGATACAGAGAAGTTGACGAGCGTCATTGAAAATGCAAGAACAATCGACGGACACACG GAATATGTGATTAGAATACAAAGAGGTCCACTTCCAGAGAAATCTTGGAGAGTTAGTAGACGCTACAATGATTTCGTACAACTTAATGCAACTTTATCAATATCAGGCATTGACCTGGCACTTCCTCCAAAGAAAATTATTGGTAATATGGAACCAGACTTCATAGCTCAACGTCAAGTAGCCCTACAG AATTACCTAAACAATATACTAATGAATCCTATATTGGCATCGTCACTCCCTATGAAAAAATTCTTAGATCCAGATAATTACACAGCGCCATTACATG AAATAGCTCTGCAACAGGTGTCACTAGCTTTACGCAGTGATGCAAATTTCGAAGTTTGTAAGGCCATTCCTGATATGGGATGGCGGTTAAGGAAGCATTATTATACTGTAAAAAATCGTCAAAATCCCAAGCAAGAGTTACTGCTTGCATGGGTAGAATTTGGTCCAGACAAACACCTGCAAGATAAAGATATGCAAGGAGTTTTCAAAAGTTTAGGGACGTTGAAGCATAATTATATAGAACCAATCGTTTATCAACATGTAACGGAAAATGGAGCGTTaatgataagaaatttttatccaACGGGTACATTACGCGACATTTTGTGTGTAACTAAACCCAAACAACcgtttataaagaaatatggAAACCCAAAACAAACCAAATCGTTAACAGTGCCTGAAATTGCTATGTATGGTTACCAG ATTTTGGAAGCTTTAGGATTTCTTCACGAAAAGGGCCTACCATACGGACATTTACATACAGGAAATATTCTTTTGACTCAGAGATGTGCGAAATTGCTAGATCTAGAAAATGGTCTGTTAGGCTTACCAGCATTTTATCGGCCTTATGTTGTGCAAAGGCGTAAACTTCACGCTACG ACTCAAGTAGATGTTTATTCGTTTGGACATGTATTATATGAAATGGCATTTGGACGACCACTGTTAGAAGCAACGTGTTCTGAGTTACCTTATTGTGAAGCAACTTTAAAAAGTCTGCTGGAAGTGATACTCGCACCAGAAGCTCTAAAACAAGATTTACCAACGGTATCGCATTTATTAGAACATCCATTCTTCGAGTCAGCAAGACATGCTGTATTAGCTGTTGGCTCCATGGAACGACCACACTTCAAATTAAGTAGTCATTTGAAGGAGGCTCTGCAGCAAGCAGTGAACAAAGCAGAACAAAGATTAAAAGACGAGCAGAAAGTAGCAAGACATCAAAAGAGGCTTGTCAAAGTTCAGGAAATGATGAGCTCGGAAGAAGAGATGAAAAAGCGAAAACAAAAActa AAAAAAGAACAGAAATTGGCCCAAGAACAACGTTCTGCAAATCAATTAAGTGCGAATGGGATGAAACATGTAAACGGCAAGAGTCCAGAGCGCTCGGATAGTCCTACAAGTACTTCTACAGCGACCAGCGTTGGAACTTTAACACCCCCATCGCTGC ATGTGCCGCAAAGTGATGGAGTTCCTGCTAAGAGTACTGTACCACCACCTCCGATGCCACCACCTGTTGATGCAAGTAATGTTTCAAAGTTGACCAATGAACGAGCTGCTCTGCTAGGAAGTATttgtaatttcaataaaactaGTCTTCGTAAAGTTGCCAATGAATATCATTGA
- the LOC126864414 gene encoding PX domain-containing protein kinase-like protein isoform X1: MALFEKRYTNKVLLDDTEKLTSVIENARTIDGHTEYVIRIQRGPLPEKSWRVSRRYNDFVQLNATLSISGIDLALPPKKIIGNMEPDFIAQRQVALQNYLNNILMNPILASSLPMKKFLDPDNYTAPLHEIALQQVSLALRSDANFEVCKAIPDMGWRLRKHYYTVKNRQNPKQELLLAWVEFGPDKHLQDKDMQGVFKSLGTLKHNYIEPIVYQHVTENGALMIRNFYPTGTLRDILCVTKPKQPFIKKYGNPKQTKSLTVPEIAMYGYQILEALGFLHEKGLPYGHLHTGNILLTQRCAKLLDLENGLLGLPAFYRPYVVQRRKLHATTQVDVYSFGHVLYEMAFGRPLLEATCSELPYCEATLKSLLEVILAPEALKQDLPTVSHLLEHPFFESARHAVLAVGSMERPHFKLSSHLKEALQQAVNKAEQRLKDEQKVARHQKRLVKVQEMMSSEEEMKKRKQKLKKEQKLAQEQRSANQLSANGMKHVNGKSPERSDSPTSTSTATSVGTLTPPSLRSIDVPQSDGVPAKSTVPPPPMPPPVDASNVSKLTNERAALLGSICNFNKTSLRKVANEYH; this comes from the exons ATGGCTTTATTTGAGAAGCGATATACAAATAAAGTGCTACTAGATGATACAGAGAAGTTGACGAGCGTCATTGAAAATGCAAGAACAATCGACGGACACACG GAATATGTGATTAGAATACAAAGAGGTCCACTTCCAGAGAAATCTTGGAGAGTTAGTAGACGCTACAATGATTTCGTACAACTTAATGCAACTTTATCAATATCAGGCATTGACCTGGCACTTCCTCCAAAGAAAATTATTGGTAATATGGAACCAGACTTCATAGCTCAACGTCAAGTAGCCCTACAG AATTACCTAAACAATATACTAATGAATCCTATATTGGCATCGTCACTCCCTATGAAAAAATTCTTAGATCCAGATAATTACACAGCGCCATTACATG AAATAGCTCTGCAACAGGTGTCACTAGCTTTACGCAGTGATGCAAATTTCGAAGTTTGTAAGGCCATTCCTGATATGGGATGGCGGTTAAGGAAGCATTATTATACTGTAAAAAATCGTCAAAATCCCAAGCAAGAGTTACTGCTTGCATGGGTAGAATTTGGTCCAGACAAACACCTGCAAGATAAAGATATGCAAGGAGTTTTCAAAAGTTTAGGGACGTTGAAGCATAATTATATAGAACCAATCGTTTATCAACATGTAACGGAAAATGGAGCGTTaatgataagaaatttttatccaACGGGTACATTACGCGACATTTTGTGTGTAACTAAACCCAAACAACcgtttataaagaaatatggAAACCCAAAACAAACCAAATCGTTAACAGTGCCTGAAATTGCTATGTATGGTTACCAG ATTTTGGAAGCTTTAGGATTTCTTCACGAAAAGGGCCTACCATACGGACATTTACATACAGGAAATATTCTTTTGACTCAGAGATGTGCGAAATTGCTAGATCTAGAAAATGGTCTGTTAGGCTTACCAGCATTTTATCGGCCTTATGTTGTGCAAAGGCGTAAACTTCACGCTACG ACTCAAGTAGATGTTTATTCGTTTGGACATGTATTATATGAAATGGCATTTGGACGACCACTGTTAGAAGCAACGTGTTCTGAGTTACCTTATTGTGAAGCAACTTTAAAAAGTCTGCTGGAAGTGATACTCGCACCAGAAGCTCTAAAACAAGATTTACCAACGGTATCGCATTTATTAGAACATCCATTCTTCGAGTCAGCAAGACATGCTGTATTAGCTGTTGGCTCCATGGAACGACCACACTTCAAATTAAGTAGTCATTTGAAGGAGGCTCTGCAGCAAGCAGTGAACAAAGCAGAACAAAGATTAAAAGACGAGCAGAAAGTAGCAAGACATCAAAAGAGGCTTGTCAAAGTTCAGGAAATGATGAGCTCGGAAGAAGAGATGAAAAAGCGAAAACAAAAActa AAAAAAGAACAGAAATTGGCCCAAGAACAACGTTCTGCAAATCAATTAAGTGCGAATGGGATGAAACATGTAAACGGCAAGAGTCCAGAGCGCTCGGATAGTCCTACAAGTACTTCTACAGCGACCAGCGTTGGAACTTTAACACCCCCATCGCTGC GTTCTATAGATGTGCCGCAAAGTGATGGAGTTCCTGCTAAGAGTACTGTACCACCACCTCCGATGCCACCACCTGTTGATGCAAGTAATGTTTCAAAGTTGACCAATGAACGAGCTGCTCTGCTAGGAAGTATttgtaatttcaataaaactaGTCTTCGTAAAGTTGCCAATGAATATCATTGA
- the LOC126864414 gene encoding PX domain-containing protein kinase-like protein isoform X4 has translation MEPDFIAQRQVALQNYLNNILMNPILASSLPMKKFLDPDNYTAPLHEIALQQVSLALRSDANFEVCKAIPDMGWRLRKHYYTVKNRQNPKQELLLAWVEFGPDKHLQDKDMQGVFKSLGTLKHNYIEPIVYQHVTENGALMIRNFYPTGTLRDILCVTKPKQPFIKKYGNPKQTKSLTVPEIAMYGYQILEALGFLHEKGLPYGHLHTGNILLTQRCAKLLDLENGLLGLPAFYRPYVVQRRKLHATTQVDVYSFGHVLYEMAFGRPLLEATCSELPYCEATLKSLLEVILAPEALKQDLPTVSHLLEHPFFESARHAVLAVGSMERPHFKLSSHLKEALQQAVNKAEQRLKDEQKVARHQKRLVKVQEMMSSEEEMKKRKQKLKKEQKLAQEQRSANQLSANGMKHVNGKSPERSDSPTSTSTATSVGTLTPPSLRSIDVPQSDGVPAKSTVPPPPMPPPVDASNVSKLTNERAALLGSICNFNKTSLRKVANEYH, from the exons ATGGAACCAGACTTCATAGCTCAACGTCAAGTAGCCCTACAG AATTACCTAAACAATATACTAATGAATCCTATATTGGCATCGTCACTCCCTATGAAAAAATTCTTAGATCCAGATAATTACACAGCGCCATTACATG AAATAGCTCTGCAACAGGTGTCACTAGCTTTACGCAGTGATGCAAATTTCGAAGTTTGTAAGGCCATTCCTGATATGGGATGGCGGTTAAGGAAGCATTATTATACTGTAAAAAATCGTCAAAATCCCAAGCAAGAGTTACTGCTTGCATGGGTAGAATTTGGTCCAGACAAACACCTGCAAGATAAAGATATGCAAGGAGTTTTCAAAAGTTTAGGGACGTTGAAGCATAATTATATAGAACCAATCGTTTATCAACATGTAACGGAAAATGGAGCGTTaatgataagaaatttttatccaACGGGTACATTACGCGACATTTTGTGTGTAACTAAACCCAAACAACcgtttataaagaaatatggAAACCCAAAACAAACCAAATCGTTAACAGTGCCTGAAATTGCTATGTATGGTTACCAG ATTTTGGAAGCTTTAGGATTTCTTCACGAAAAGGGCCTACCATACGGACATTTACATACAGGAAATATTCTTTTGACTCAGAGATGTGCGAAATTGCTAGATCTAGAAAATGGTCTGTTAGGCTTACCAGCATTTTATCGGCCTTATGTTGTGCAAAGGCGTAAACTTCACGCTACG ACTCAAGTAGATGTTTATTCGTTTGGACATGTATTATATGAAATGGCATTTGGACGACCACTGTTAGAAGCAACGTGTTCTGAGTTACCTTATTGTGAAGCAACTTTAAAAAGTCTGCTGGAAGTGATACTCGCACCAGAAGCTCTAAAACAAGATTTACCAACGGTATCGCATTTATTAGAACATCCATTCTTCGAGTCAGCAAGACATGCTGTATTAGCTGTTGGCTCCATGGAACGACCACACTTCAAATTAAGTAGTCATTTGAAGGAGGCTCTGCAGCAAGCAGTGAACAAAGCAGAACAAAGATTAAAAGACGAGCAGAAAGTAGCAAGACATCAAAAGAGGCTTGTCAAAGTTCAGGAAATGATGAGCTCGGAAGAAGAGATGAAAAAGCGAAAACAAAAActa AAAAAAGAACAGAAATTGGCCCAAGAACAACGTTCTGCAAATCAATTAAGTGCGAATGGGATGAAACATGTAAACGGCAAGAGTCCAGAGCGCTCGGATAGTCCTACAAGTACTTCTACAGCGACCAGCGTTGGAACTTTAACACCCCCATCGCTGC GTTCTATAGATGTGCCGCAAAGTGATGGAGTTCCTGCTAAGAGTACTGTACCACCACCTCCGATGCCACCACCTGTTGATGCAAGTAATGTTTCAAAGTTGACCAATGAACGAGCTGCTCTGCTAGGAAGTATttgtaatttcaataaaactaGTCTTCGTAAAGTTGCCAATGAATATCATTGA
- the LOC126864414 gene encoding PX domain-containing protein kinase-like protein isoform X3, whose protein sequence is MALFEKRYTNKVLLDDTEKLTSVIENARTIDGHTEYVIRIQRGPLPEKSWRVSRRYNDFVQLNATLSISGIDLALPPKKIIGNMEPDFIAQRQVALQNYLNNILMNPILASSLPMKKFLDPDNYTAPLHEIALQQVSLALRSDANFEVCKAIPDMGWRLRKHYYTVKNRQNPKQELLLAWVEFGPDKHLQDKDMQGVFKSLGTLKHNYIEPIVYQHVTENGALMIRNFYPTGTLRDILCVTKPKQPFIKKYGNPKQTKSLTVPEIAMYGYQILEALGFLHEKGLPYGHLHTGNILLTQRCAKLLDLENGLLGLPAFYRPYVVQRRKLHATTQVDVYSFGHVLYEMAFGRPLLEATCSELPYCEATLKSLLEVILAPEALKQDLPTVSHLLEHPFFESARHAVLAVGSMERPHFKLSSHLKEALQQAVNKAEQRLKDEQKVARHQKRLVKVQEMMSSEEEMKKRKQKLKKEQKLAQEQRSANQLSANGMKHVNGKSPERSDSPTSTSTATSVGTLTPPSLPGHKS, encoded by the exons ATGGCTTTATTTGAGAAGCGATATACAAATAAAGTGCTACTAGATGATACAGAGAAGTTGACGAGCGTCATTGAAAATGCAAGAACAATCGACGGACACACG GAATATGTGATTAGAATACAAAGAGGTCCACTTCCAGAGAAATCTTGGAGAGTTAGTAGACGCTACAATGATTTCGTACAACTTAATGCAACTTTATCAATATCAGGCATTGACCTGGCACTTCCTCCAAAGAAAATTATTGGTAATATGGAACCAGACTTCATAGCTCAACGTCAAGTAGCCCTACAG AATTACCTAAACAATATACTAATGAATCCTATATTGGCATCGTCACTCCCTATGAAAAAATTCTTAGATCCAGATAATTACACAGCGCCATTACATG AAATAGCTCTGCAACAGGTGTCACTAGCTTTACGCAGTGATGCAAATTTCGAAGTTTGTAAGGCCATTCCTGATATGGGATGGCGGTTAAGGAAGCATTATTATACTGTAAAAAATCGTCAAAATCCCAAGCAAGAGTTACTGCTTGCATGGGTAGAATTTGGTCCAGACAAACACCTGCAAGATAAAGATATGCAAGGAGTTTTCAAAAGTTTAGGGACGTTGAAGCATAATTATATAGAACCAATCGTTTATCAACATGTAACGGAAAATGGAGCGTTaatgataagaaatttttatccaACGGGTACATTACGCGACATTTTGTGTGTAACTAAACCCAAACAACcgtttataaagaaatatggAAACCCAAAACAAACCAAATCGTTAACAGTGCCTGAAATTGCTATGTATGGTTACCAG ATTTTGGAAGCTTTAGGATTTCTTCACGAAAAGGGCCTACCATACGGACATTTACATACAGGAAATATTCTTTTGACTCAGAGATGTGCGAAATTGCTAGATCTAGAAAATGGTCTGTTAGGCTTACCAGCATTTTATCGGCCTTATGTTGTGCAAAGGCGTAAACTTCACGCTACG ACTCAAGTAGATGTTTATTCGTTTGGACATGTATTATATGAAATGGCATTTGGACGACCACTGTTAGAAGCAACGTGTTCTGAGTTACCTTATTGTGAAGCAACTTTAAAAAGTCTGCTGGAAGTGATACTCGCACCAGAAGCTCTAAAACAAGATTTACCAACGGTATCGCATTTATTAGAACATCCATTCTTCGAGTCAGCAAGACATGCTGTATTAGCTGTTGGCTCCATGGAACGACCACACTTCAAATTAAGTAGTCATTTGAAGGAGGCTCTGCAGCAAGCAGTGAACAAAGCAGAACAAAGATTAAAAGACGAGCAGAAAGTAGCAAGACATCAAAAGAGGCTTGTCAAAGTTCAGGAAATGATGAGCTCGGAAGAAGAGATGAAAAAGCGAAAACAAAAActa AAAAAAGAACAGAAATTGGCCCAAGAACAACGTTCTGCAAATCAATTAAGTGCGAATGGGATGAAACATGTAAACGGCAAGAGTCCAGAGCGCTCGGATAGTCCTACAAGTACTTCTACAGCGACCAGCGTTGGAACTTTAACACCCCCATCGCTGC CTGGGCACAAAAGTTGA